GGCGGTTCACAGAATCATCCTTTGCCTTTTTTCTTTGTCAACACAGAAacttttgttttgttcttttgGCCGTGCTGATTAAGATAATGACTCCCTAAAAGTAGGAACAACTTTTCAGTTATTCAACTAAAAAGAAACACTTATTCAAAGAATAATGTGAAGATTTTAACATACCAGTCCTACAAAGCTTAGGAATGATTGTACGCTTTTTCTTCACTGATGGTTCACCACCTTGGCTTGCACCTTGATTCGCATCCTCCAACTCATCACCATCCACAAAGTTTGGGGCGTTGTCAAAATGTTGAGGTTGATTACTACCAAATACATTTTCAAGTGATGAAAGACTTGGGTTCCTTGATATTTGTGGAGTCTGTGGTGTCGTGTACGTCACATTCTCAATGTTTGTTGGTTCATAATTCGAAACTGCTTGGGAATCTTGTGTGGTTTGATCATCTTCACTCATTTCAATAGGTGCTCGACCTCTCTCAATAGCACGTACCTTCCTACCCGCAACACCACCTTTTCCTTGCCGACGAATAGGAGGATGCAAATGGTCAGACATTAGCTCCTCTCTTCTATAATCTGCTTGAACATGAGTCCTATCTGCCTCTTGCACATATGCCAAACAATTAGATCCTTCATCCCGCACCATTGCACGAAACCCGTAAAATTCCTCCATTGATAGATTTTC
The nucleotide sequence above comes from Solanum pennellii chromosome 9, SPENNV200. Encoded proteins:
- the LOC107030921 gene encoding uncharacterized protein LOC107030921, which encodes MVRHIHLMVNKAISLGENLSMEEFYGFRAMVRDEGSNCLAYVQEADRTHVQADYRREELMSDHLHPPIRRQGKGGVAGRKVRAIERGRAPIEMSEDDQTTQDSQAVSNYEPTNIENVTYTTPQTPQISRNPSLSSLENVFGSNQPQHFDNAPNFVDGDELEDANQGASQGGEPSVKKKRTIIPKLCRTGSHYLNQHGQKNKTKVSVLTKKKGKG